In Myxococcus stipitatus, the following are encoded in one genomic region:
- a CDS encoding DUF4097 family beta strand repeat-containing protein → MRFVVKVPRDSEVEVSVVNAGVTVQGVKGEQRVSAVDGRVEVNGSERRLWVSTVKGEVVLAPKKLEGAEISTVSGDVRLKLPERADARVEFTSVGGSFNGKSVALGTKTQTYGAGTHEVEVSTVGGSLTIQE, encoded by the coding sequence GTGAGGTTCGTGGTGAAGGTGCCGCGCGACTCGGAGGTGGAAGTCTCGGTGGTGAATGCGGGGGTGACGGTGCAGGGCGTGAAGGGGGAGCAGCGTGTGTCCGCCGTGGACGGTCGTGTGGAAGTGAACGGTTCGGAGCGACGGTTGTGGGTGAGCACCGTTAAAGGGGAAGTGGTCCTGGCCCCCAAGAAGCTCGAGGGTGCTGAAATCAGCACCGTGTCGGGCGACGTCCGGCTGAAGCTGCCGGAGCGAGCGGATGCGCGGGTGGAATTCACTTCGGTGGGGGGAAGTTTCAACGGGAAGTCCGTCGCCCTGGGCACCAAGACCCAGACCTACGGCGCGGGCACCCATGAGGTGGAAGTCAGCACCGTGGGCGGTTCGCTGACGATCCAAGAATAA
- the exoJ gene encoding spore coat polysaccharide polymerase ExoJ: MVPGEQGQRRDVWAFYSLTAFAAVMYAVPGEWIPALAPLRLALVTSGMAAGLMVVRRLGRAEPLSLDGPRGWALIGFSTLALASVSWAVNPEAASYTGIELIKLTAIYLTVVNVITSQRRLAVVCGAMVLASVVTSMGVIDWYRVGEDLVEGFRARWVGVYADPNHMAMNMVLVVPLAVAFMARKGSPWVWRLACLAAAVLAVMAIVVSHSRGGFIGLSVAMSLWAIREKRRIQSIVVGSLFVLGLVVFAPDSFWQRNETVAAFHEDASAMGRVYAWQVASRMSLDRPLLGVGAGSFRFAWAEYAPPEARRAYVAHNIFLDVIGELGWVGMLFFMVFAGGAAGGTFAAASSREVGWLARALSASIAGYLTCDLFSGYILSAHCYILFGLAAAADRIARAEQAAEVDGAPEAGRVPTGPAGTWEGAGHAA, translated from the coding sequence ATGGTGCCGGGAGAGCAGGGGCAGCGCCGTGACGTGTGGGCCTTCTATTCGCTGACCGCGTTCGCCGCGGTGATGTACGCGGTGCCCGGGGAGTGGATTCCCGCGTTGGCACCGCTGCGGCTGGCGCTGGTGACATCGGGGATGGCCGCGGGGCTGATGGTGGTGCGGAGGCTGGGGCGGGCGGAGCCGCTCTCCTTGGACGGCCCCCGAGGCTGGGCGCTCATCGGGTTCTCGACCTTGGCGCTGGCGTCCGTCTCGTGGGCGGTGAACCCGGAGGCCGCGAGCTACACCGGCATCGAGCTCATCAAGCTGACGGCCATCTACCTGACCGTGGTGAATGTCATCACGAGCCAGCGGAGACTGGCCGTCGTCTGCGGGGCCATGGTGCTCGCCTCGGTGGTGACGTCCATGGGGGTCATCGATTGGTATCGAGTGGGGGAGGACTTGGTGGAGGGCTTCCGCGCGCGCTGGGTGGGCGTGTACGCGGACCCGAACCACATGGCCATGAACATGGTGCTGGTGGTGCCGCTGGCGGTGGCCTTCATGGCGCGCAAGGGCTCACCTTGGGTCTGGCGGCTGGCGTGTCTGGCGGCGGCGGTGCTCGCGGTGATGGCCATCGTCGTGTCGCACTCGCGCGGCGGCTTCATCGGCCTGTCGGTGGCCATGTCCCTGTGGGCCATCCGCGAGAAGCGCCGCATCCAGTCGATTGTCGTCGGCTCGCTCTTCGTGCTGGGCCTGGTGGTGTTCGCGCCCGACAGCTTCTGGCAGCGCAACGAGACGGTGGCCGCCTTCCACGAGGACGCCTCGGCGATGGGGCGCGTCTATGCATGGCAGGTGGCCAGCCGCATGAGCCTGGACCGCCCGCTCCTGGGCGTGGGCGCGGGGAGCTTCCGCTTCGCTTGGGCGGAGTACGCGCCGCCCGAGGCCCGGCGCGCCTACGTGGCCCACAACATCTTCCTGGATGTGATTGGGGAGCTGGGCTGGGTGGGCATGCTGTTCTTCATGGTGTTCGCGGGAGGCGCCGCCGGAGGCACCTTCGCCGCGGCGAGCAGCCGCGAGGTGGGGTGGCTCGCACGCGCACTCAGCGCCTCCATCGCGGGCTACCTGACGTGTGACTTGTTCTCGGGCTACATCCTCTCCGCGCACTGCTACATCCTCTTCGGCCTGGCCGCGGCGGCGGACCGCATCGCCCGAGCGGAGCAGGCGGCGGAGGTGGACGGCGCGCCGGAGGCAGGGCGCGTGCCCACGGGCCCGGCGGGGACGTGGGAGGGAGCGGGCCATGCGGCGTGA
- a CDS encoding MaoC family dehydratase has translation MARSFQVGDTFTHVRECDVYRPIYYAGASGDFNPIHIDPEVGKVAGLDGVILQGLCTLGWAVEAVAVFVGDPGRIRKVKVRFSRPVRPEDTVTFEGRVTAIEAGRLTTEVTATNQRGEAVLRGAVVEASIG, from the coding sequence ATGGCACGCTCCTTCCAGGTAGGCGATACCTTCACGCACGTCCGCGAGTGCGACGTGTACCGGCCCATCTACTACGCGGGTGCATCTGGGGACTTCAATCCCATCCACATCGACCCGGAGGTCGGCAAGGTGGCCGGCCTCGACGGCGTCATCCTCCAGGGGCTCTGTACGCTGGGCTGGGCGGTGGAAGCCGTCGCCGTCTTCGTCGGAGACCCGGGCCGCATCCGCAAGGTGAAGGTGCGCTTCTCGCGCCCTGTCCGCCCGGAAGACACCGTCACCTTCGAGGGCCGCGTCACCGCCATCGAAGCGGGCCGGCTCACCACCGAAGTCACCGCCACCAATCAGCGCGGCGAGGCCGTCCTCAGGGGCGCCGTCGTCGAAGCCTCCATCGGATAA
- a CDS encoding FAS1-like dehydratase domain-containing protein: MAIDKRFIGREYGPFTYTIGAEKLREFAMAVGGAHPAAGTPGEPPAHVSPLLYDDQAAKAGPYGDLIAFPSFAVVFAIRPFATAVADPELEVNLLMLVHGEQELEFLDVMRPGDVMTTTGRISDIYEKAGKQFLIATTESRNQRGELVVKGTWTAVVRG, encoded by the coding sequence ATGGCCATCGACAAGCGCTTCATCGGCCGGGAGTACGGCCCGTTCACCTATACGATTGGCGCGGAGAAGCTGCGCGAGTTCGCCATGGCCGTGGGCGGCGCGCACCCCGCCGCCGGAACCCCGGGCGAGCCCCCCGCTCACGTCAGTCCCCTCCTCTACGACGACCAGGCGGCCAAGGCGGGGCCCTATGGGGACTTGATTGCCTTCCCCAGCTTCGCGGTCGTCTTCGCCATCCGTCCGTTCGCCACCGCCGTCGCGGACCCGGAGCTCGAAGTGAATCTGCTGATGCTCGTGCACGGCGAGCAGGAGCTGGAGTTCCTGGACGTCATGCGCCCAGGCGACGTGATGACCACCACGGGCCGCATCTCGGACATCTACGAGAAGGCGGGCAAGCAGTTCCTCATCGCCACGACGGAGTCACGCAATCAGCGTGGTGAGCTCGTGGTGAAGGGCACCTGGACCGCCGTCGTCCGAGGGTAG
- a CDS encoding quinone-dependent dihydroorotate dehydrogenase encodes MYGLTRSLLFQFSAERAHRMGIAGLRQLGHFRGLCQSMRERTLGGATDAMAVEVAGLRFAHPVALAAGLDKDAEAVDGLFACGFSAVEIGTVTPRPQPGNPQPRLFRLPEHQAVINRMGFNNHGAAVAAAHLRQRDWKPGPLGVNIGKNKDTPLEQAVDDYVACVDALGPLGDYVVVNASSPNTPGLRKLQEPEQLSALLGAVQERLGTVAPGKPLFLKIAPDLTPEAVDEVVDVARARKLAGLIATNTTVARPFEHPLAKEAGGLSGAPMREPANAVIRRAYQRSGGTLPIIGVGGVFNARDVYEKLRAGASVVQVYTGFIYEGPGMVRRILPELARLLAKDGFTHVTQAIGAEHPGLKKPSA; translated from the coding sequence ATGTACGGACTGACTCGCTCGCTCCTCTTCCAGTTCTCCGCGGAGCGAGCGCACCGGATGGGCATCGCCGGCCTGCGCCAGCTGGGCCACTTCCGGGGACTGTGCCAGTCGATGCGCGAGCGCACGCTCGGCGGCGCCACCGACGCGATGGCCGTGGAGGTGGCGGGGCTGCGCTTCGCCCACCCCGTGGCCCTGGCGGCGGGCCTGGACAAGGACGCGGAGGCGGTGGACGGACTGTTCGCCTGCGGCTTCTCCGCCGTGGAGATTGGGACCGTCACGCCCCGCCCCCAGCCCGGCAATCCACAGCCCCGGTTGTTCCGGCTGCCGGAGCACCAGGCCGTCATCAACCGCATGGGCTTCAACAACCACGGCGCCGCCGTGGCCGCGGCCCACCTGCGTCAGCGCGACTGGAAGCCCGGCCCGCTGGGCGTCAACATCGGCAAGAACAAGGACACGCCGCTGGAGCAGGCGGTGGACGACTACGTGGCCTGCGTGGACGCGCTTGGGCCCCTGGGCGACTACGTGGTGGTCAACGCCTCGTCCCCCAACACCCCGGGCCTGCGCAAGCTGCAGGAGCCGGAGCAGCTCTCCGCGCTCCTGGGCGCCGTGCAGGAGCGGCTTGGCACCGTGGCGCCGGGCAAGCCCCTCTTCCTCAAGATTGCCCCCGACCTGACGCCCGAGGCGGTGGATGAAGTGGTGGACGTGGCACGCGCCCGGAAGCTCGCCGGGCTCATCGCCACCAACACCACGGTGGCGCGTCCGTTCGAGCATCCGCTGGCGAAGGAGGCCGGAGGCCTGTCCGGCGCGCCCATGCGCGAGCCCGCCAACGCCGTCATCCGGCGCGCGTATCAGCGCTCGGGGGGCACGCTGCCCATCATCGGGGTGGGCGGCGTCTTCAACGCGCGGGACGTCTACGAGAAGCTGCGCGCGGGTGCGTCCGTGGTGCAGGTCTACACGGGCTTCATCTACGAGGGGCCCGGCATGGTTCGCCGCATCCTCCCCGAACTGGCCCGACTGCTCGCGAAGGACGGCTTCACCCACGTCACGCAAGCCATTGGCGCGGAGCACCCGGGTCTCAAGAAACCCTCGGCCTGA
- the coaE gene encoding dephospho-CoA kinase (Dephospho-CoA kinase (CoaE) performs the final step in coenzyme A biosynthesis.), with amino-acid sequence MHVFGLTGGIASGKSTVTRMLRELGAEVIDADVLARQVVEPGTPGLASIAERFPGVIGPDGRLDRAKLAARVFGNEAERSALNAITHPRVREAFLEKLRFLEERGVERVIYDVPLLIEAGMHTWLAGVALVWVPRELQKARLMSRDGLDEAAAEARLASQLPLDDKRAHATWVIDNSADLAATRAQVETVWRAMLAHG; translated from the coding sequence GTGCACGTCTTCGGGCTGACGGGTGGTATCGCCTCCGGCAAGAGCACCGTCACGCGGATGCTCCGGGAGCTGGGTGCGGAGGTCATCGACGCGGACGTGCTGGCCCGGCAGGTGGTGGAGCCCGGCACGCCGGGGCTCGCGTCCATCGCGGAGCGCTTCCCGGGCGTGATTGGCCCGGACGGGCGCCTGGACCGGGCGAAGCTCGCGGCCCGGGTCTTCGGCAACGAGGCCGAGCGCTCCGCCCTCAACGCCATCACCCACCCGCGCGTGCGCGAGGCCTTCCTCGAGAAGCTCCGGTTCCTGGAGGAGCGGGGCGTGGAGCGCGTCATCTACGACGTGCCGCTGCTCATCGAAGCGGGGATGCACACGTGGCTTGCGGGAGTGGCCCTGGTGTGGGTGCCCCGGGAGCTGCAGAAGGCGCGGTTGATGTCGCGCGACGGGTTGGACGAGGCGGCGGCCGAGGCCCGGCTGGCGTCCCAGCTCCCCCTGGACGACAAGCGGGCGCACGCGACGTGGGTCATCGATAACAGCGCGGACCTGGCGGCCACCCGAGCCCAGGTGGAGACAGTCTGGCGCGCCATGCTCGCACACGGCTGA
- a CDS encoding adenosine deaminase: MARELIDLHIHVGGSVAPHILWSIAHQQGFKLPVKNYFDFVELITSRPGKVGSLDDYLKILHTWTEKIQSSPSAIERSVYEIIGKEYRGSRVTQIELRFNPMKRNLHSELDLDHIIHAALRGMDRAVLEYGVKVGFIFCLAREFDHRLNSILVDKAIKYRTRGVYGIDLAGTETNAMELKPEVVAQYEDLFARARRGGLKCTVHTGETAGTGAEGVMSVVEKLKPHRIGHGIRAAYDENAMKVLRENDIVLELCPTSNLHTKAVEGVEELRHIIRTFWDRKVKFTINTDGPYLLETDMRREIELVESHGILTAEQVDQTLAWARQASFIPA, from the coding sequence ATGGCACGCGAATTGATTGACCTGCATATCCACGTGGGTGGCTCGGTGGCCCCCCACATCCTCTGGTCCATCGCTCACCAGCAGGGCTTCAAGCTCCCCGTCAAGAACTACTTCGACTTCGTGGAGCTCATCACCTCGCGTCCAGGCAAGGTGGGAAGCCTGGATGACTACCTCAAGATTCTCCACACGTGGACGGAGAAGATTCAGTCGTCGCCCAGCGCGATCGAACGCTCCGTCTACGAAATCATCGGCAAGGAGTACCGGGGCAGCCGGGTGACGCAAATCGAGCTGCGCTTCAACCCCATGAAGCGCAACCTCCACTCGGAGCTGGACCTGGACCACATCATCCACGCGGCGCTGCGAGGCATGGACCGCGCGGTGCTGGAGTACGGGGTGAAGGTGGGCTTCATCTTCTGCCTGGCCCGCGAGTTCGACCACCGGCTCAACAGCATCCTCGTGGACAAGGCCATCAAGTACCGCACGCGCGGCGTGTACGGCATCGACCTGGCGGGCACGGAGACCAACGCCATGGAGCTCAAGCCGGAGGTCGTCGCGCAGTACGAGGACCTCTTCGCCCGGGCGCGGCGCGGCGGCCTCAAGTGCACGGTGCACACCGGGGAGACGGCGGGCACGGGCGCCGAGGGCGTCATGTCCGTGGTGGAGAAGCTCAAGCCCCACCGCATCGGCCACGGCATCCGCGCGGCGTATGACGAGAACGCGATGAAGGTGCTGCGCGAGAACGACATCGTCCTGGAGCTGTGCCCCACGTCCAACCTGCACACCAAGGCGGTGGAGGGCGTGGAGGAGCTGCGCCACATCATCCGCACCTTCTGGGACCGCAAGGTGAAGTTCACCATCAACACCGACGGCCCCTATCTGCTCGAGACGGACATGCGCCGCGAAATCGAGCTGGTGGAGAGCCACGGCATCCTCACCGCCGAGCAGGTGGATCAAACCCTGGCCTGGGCGCGGCAGGCGTCCTTCATCCCGGCCTGA
- a CDS encoding cytochrome c3 family protein — translation MRASGFRVLPVLLLALCGAAGAADFVGADSCKGCHPEAYEAWMQSKHARAVSSLSEQQQKDGRCLSCHSPDQVAQSQASVSCETCHGGGQYYSPEYVMKDPELARLVGLVDPSEKQCRSCHDASSPSLRPFDFKESLKAIDHWSAERARRAARTEASTPATPPTTTAKK, via the coding sequence ATGCGCGCATCTGGCTTCAGGGTCCTGCCCGTCCTCCTGCTGGCCCTCTGTGGCGCGGCCGGAGCGGCGGATTTCGTCGGCGCCGACAGCTGCAAGGGCTGCCACCCGGAAGCCTACGAGGCTTGGATGCAGTCCAAGCACGCCCGCGCGGTGAGCTCCCTGTCCGAGCAGCAGCAGAAGGACGGCCGGTGCCTGTCGTGCCACTCGCCAGACCAGGTGGCGCAGTCGCAGGCCAGTGTGAGCTGTGAGACATGTCACGGGGGCGGGCAGTACTACTCGCCCGAGTACGTGATGAAGGACCCGGAGCTGGCGCGGCTGGTGGGGTTGGTGGACCCGTCAGAGAAGCAGTGCCGCTCCTGCCATGACGCCTCCTCGCCCTCCTTGCGGCCGTTCGACTTCAAGGAGTCGCTGAAGGCCATCGACCACTGGTCGGCGGAGCGCGCCCGTCGCGCGGCCCGCACCGAGGCGTCCACTCCCGCTACTCCTCCCACCACCACCGCGAAGAAATAG
- the exoK gene encoding spore coat polysaccharide biosynthesis glycosyltransferase ExoK, whose translation MRREDPSMGTRPVRLVQFTRSFHIGGTEVQVLELLRGLPPSYQLQVSVLEDAGPLMGAVWKLGYTAETFPLKGSVAQANTAYQVLRMARWLRSNRVDLVHVHDFYSSLIAVPAAKLAGCKVIVGRLDLSHWQGPTRRAVHARLTALADHVVVNAEAIRRLLVDEEGLPAARISVIHNGLDLARFDARSREGLKAPLPDTGTAPVVVHVANMNHPVKRQEDLLLALAMLHHGGTPLHAFLVGDGPRRKELETLAAELGVSDTVHFLRHRTDVAAIYARATLGVLCSSAEGMSNAVMEGMAAGLPMVVTRVGGNTDLVRDGERGLVVPAERPAQLAQAFNQLLSNPEKARRMGRAAREFVARELSLERLVRLHDALYQRVVHGP comes from the coding sequence ATGCGGCGTGAAGACCCGAGCATGGGCACGCGGCCCGTGCGCCTGGTGCAGTTCACCCGTTCCTTCCACATCGGCGGGACGGAGGTGCAGGTGCTGGAGCTGCTTCGGGGACTGCCCCCCAGCTATCAGCTCCAGGTCTCCGTGCTGGAGGACGCCGGGCCGCTGATGGGCGCGGTGTGGAAGCTGGGCTACACGGCGGAGACGTTTCCCCTCAAGGGCTCCGTCGCGCAGGCCAACACCGCGTACCAGGTGCTGCGCATGGCCCGGTGGCTGCGCTCCAACCGCGTGGACCTGGTCCACGTGCATGACTTCTATTCCTCGCTCATCGCCGTGCCGGCCGCGAAGCTCGCCGGCTGCAAGGTCATCGTCGGACGCCTGGACCTGTCCCACTGGCAGGGCCCCACGCGCCGAGCGGTGCATGCGCGGCTGACGGCCCTGGCGGACCATGTCGTGGTCAACGCGGAGGCCATCCGGCGGCTGCTCGTGGACGAGGAGGGCCTGCCCGCCGCGCGCATCTCCGTGATCCACAACGGCCTGGACCTGGCGCGCTTCGATGCTCGCTCGCGAGAGGGCCTCAAGGCGCCCCTCCCCGACACCGGCACCGCGCCCGTCGTCGTCCATGTCGCCAACATGAACCACCCGGTGAAGCGCCAGGAGGACCTGCTCCTCGCGCTCGCCATGCTCCACCACGGGGGCACGCCGCTCCACGCGTTCCTCGTGGGGGACGGCCCTCGCCGCAAGGAGCTGGAGACGCTGGCCGCGGAGCTGGGGGTGTCGGACACGGTCCACTTCCTCCGCCACCGGACGGACGTCGCCGCCATCTACGCCCGGGCGACCCTGGGCGTCCTCTGCTCCAGCGCGGAAGGCATGTCCAACGCCGTCATGGAGGGCATGGCCGCCGGACTCCCCATGGTGGTGACCCGCGTTGGAGGAAACACGGACCTGGTCCGGGATGGCGAACGAGGACTCGTCGTCCCGGCGGAACGGCCCGCCCAACTGGCCCAGGCCTTCAACCAGCTCCTGTCCAACCCTGAGAAGGCCCGCCGGATGGGGCGCGCGGCCCGGGAGTTCGTCGCGCGGGAGCTGTCCCTGGAGCGGCTGGTCCGCCTCCATGACGCGCTGTACCAGCGAGTGGTCCACGGCCCCTGA
- a CDS encoding SDR family oxidoreductase has product MSETRKKAGAGTYFVTGYPGFIGKRLVEHIAREDPKGHIYALVQPKALKEAQKHAARLKGATVELLTGDVVDMHLGLSGEEYQRLCERVTDIFHLAAVAQLGVPKDTAWRVNVDGTRNMLELARDCEHLARFNHFSTCYVSGDRLGVIAEDELDRGQSFRNPYEETKFQAERLVTRAGATLPVTIYRPSSVVGDSRTGEIDKFEGPYYLGILLVTSPLVVPLPLPGNGVAPLNVVPVDFVVEAVWRLSKDLRAVGRTFHLVDPNPMSARRVYELIAEKANKKLPRFNLSARAADVMLRLPVLEKLARPQRAAISYVNHLAIYNCHNTLELLDGTGVRCPPLSSYLDQLVAYVREQYRKRREGTEVEDPLDQGTATG; this is encoded by the coding sequence ATGAGCGAGACGCGCAAGAAGGCCGGCGCCGGGACGTACTTCGTCACGGGTTACCCTGGGTTCATCGGCAAGCGGCTGGTGGAGCACATCGCCCGGGAGGACCCGAAGGGGCACATCTACGCGCTGGTCCAACCCAAGGCGCTCAAGGAGGCCCAGAAGCACGCGGCCCGCTTGAAGGGCGCCACCGTGGAGCTGCTCACCGGCGACGTGGTGGACATGCACCTCGGCCTGTCCGGCGAGGAGTATCAACGCCTGTGCGAACGGGTGACGGACATCTTCCACCTGGCCGCCGTCGCGCAGCTGGGCGTGCCCAAGGACACCGCGTGGCGCGTCAACGTGGATGGCACGCGGAACATGCTGGAGCTGGCGCGCGACTGTGAGCACCTGGCGCGCTTCAACCACTTCTCCACCTGCTACGTGTCCGGAGACCGGCTGGGTGTCATCGCCGAGGACGAGCTGGACCGGGGCCAGAGCTTCCGCAACCCCTACGAGGAGACGAAGTTCCAGGCGGAGCGGCTGGTCACGCGCGCCGGCGCCACCCTGCCCGTCACCATCTACCGGCCGTCGAGCGTGGTGGGCGACTCGCGCACGGGCGAAATCGACAAGTTCGAGGGGCCCTACTACCTGGGCATCCTGCTCGTCACCTCGCCGCTGGTCGTGCCGCTGCCCCTGCCCGGCAACGGCGTGGCGCCGCTGAACGTGGTCCCCGTGGACTTCGTGGTGGAGGCGGTGTGGCGGCTGTCGAAGGACTTGCGCGCGGTGGGCCGCACGTTCCATCTGGTGGACCCCAACCCCATGAGCGCGCGCCGCGTGTACGAGCTCATCGCGGAGAAGGCCAACAAGAAGCTGCCTCGCTTCAACCTGTCCGCGCGCGCCGCCGATGTCATGTTGCGGCTGCCGGTGCTGGAGAAGCTGGCCCGCCCTCAGCGCGCGGCCATCAGCTACGTCAACCACCTGGCCATCTACAACTGCCACAACACGCTGGAGCTCCTCGACGGCACGGGTGTCCGCTGCCCTCCCCTGTCCTCGTATCTGGACCAGTTGGTGGCGTACGTGCGCGAGCAGTACCGCAAGCGCCGCGAGGGCACCGAGGTCGAAGACCCGCTGGACCAGGGAACGGCGACCGGGTGA
- the yihA gene encoding ribosome biogenesis GTP-binding protein YihA/YsxC — MIKILDARFVITAVEPKGYPQGHSAEVAFVGRSNVGKSSMINTLTGRKKLVRVSNTPGRTRTLNFFDVDLERGPVRHQVRLCDLPGYGFARASKADKAQWEKMITTYLEKRHRLEVVVSIIDAEVGPTPDDLATLDYLQAHKRKVMVVATKIDRLTKAKTRPRLVELSKQLDLPMEAILPFSSTEPRGVDEVWNALLDTFGKSSRVRPESSED; from the coding sequence GTGATCAAGATTCTCGACGCACGCTTCGTCATCACCGCCGTGGAGCCCAAGGGCTATCCACAGGGACATTCCGCGGAGGTGGCTTTTGTCGGCCGCTCCAACGTGGGCAAGTCCTCCATGATCAACACGCTCACCGGCCGCAAGAAGCTGGTGCGTGTGTCGAACACCCCCGGCCGCACCCGCACGCTCAACTTCTTCGACGTGGACCTGGAGCGAGGCCCCGTCCGTCACCAGGTCCGCCTGTGTGACTTGCCGGGCTATGGCTTCGCCCGTGCGAGCAAGGCGGACAAGGCCCAGTGGGAGAAGATGATCACCACCTACCTCGAGAAGCGTCACCGCCTGGAGGTGGTGGTGAGCATCATCGACGCGGAGGTGGGGCCCACGCCGGATGACCTGGCCACGCTCGACTATCTCCAGGCGCACAAACGCAAGGTGATGGTGGTGGCCACGAAGATTGACCGGCTCACCAAGGCCAAGACGCGCCCCCGCCTGGTGGAGCTGTCGAAGCAGTTGGACCTGCCCATGGAGGCCATCCTGCCGTTCTCCTCGACGGAGCCGCGGGGCGTGGACGAGGTCTGGAACGCGCTGCTCGACACGTTCGGCAAGTCCTCCCGCGTACGTCCCGAGTCCTCCGAGGACTGA
- a CDS encoding DUF6178 family protein codes for MSENGKGHGRDSQLALRELQQQLMRLSPKRRVDALLDGADAQAVVRALPPESLYLTIQEVGLADATELVQLASPAQFRAFVDLGAWQRDKLDAHQALTWLRASRGGFDDTAEFLRKLHALDLEVLELVLREFVVLHDREENPDVNPQGVTVETPEGRYLVEITAEGVEMSAVRALINDLIAENPFEAVRLLEAVRWEIPGELEETAFQFRKGRLLDLGFPSLEDAVSLFSRVDVGAPRGRAPGTALASSQGHVDYLEAAFRGLTDVERQNAEDELTGVANAVLVAELADPGDLDAVRRVGEMTRDYLSLGLEHLTGADPAQAPEVLRDTPLRRVFQTGFSLTLQLKFRADRLAKAPGAIVDGVLMVLPEEAAALEALRRKRPRRALRVEGAEPVPFRSLREIAASEAVLARAEAQVEVLRGVLGGTPEAARAAVARFGAPMEALGVERLFAAVVAMAVLEVRADARPVPLGRAVELGQRLFEGTPQAPRLLPSASERALSGLEGAVAPEAREELRRMVGLTLAKLLSELGPSWLEDLQWSPVASEVLPMETSPVP; via the coding sequence GTGTCCGAAAACGGCAAGGGTCATGGCAGGGATTCGCAGCTCGCCTTGCGCGAGCTGCAGCAGCAGTTGATGCGGTTGTCGCCCAAGCGGCGGGTGGATGCGCTCTTGGACGGGGCGGATGCGCAGGCCGTGGTGCGCGCGCTGCCGCCGGAGAGCCTCTACCTCACCATCCAGGAGGTCGGTCTGGCGGACGCGACGGAGCTCGTGCAGCTCGCGTCCCCCGCGCAGTTCCGCGCCTTCGTGGACCTGGGGGCGTGGCAGCGCGACAAGCTGGACGCGCACCAGGCGCTCACGTGGCTGCGCGCCTCGCGCGGCGGCTTCGACGACACCGCCGAGTTCCTTCGCAAGCTCCACGCGTTGGACCTGGAGGTGCTGGAGCTGGTGCTGCGCGAGTTCGTCGTCCTTCATGACCGGGAGGAGAACCCGGACGTCAACCCGCAGGGCGTGACGGTGGAGACGCCCGAGGGCCGCTACCTCGTCGAAATCACCGCCGAGGGCGTGGAGATGTCCGCGGTGCGCGCGCTCATCAACGACCTCATCGCGGAGAACCCCTTCGAGGCGGTGCGTCTGCTGGAGGCCGTGCGCTGGGAGATTCCGGGCGAACTGGAGGAGACCGCGTTCCAGTTCCGCAAGGGCCGCCTCTTGGACCTGGGCTTCCCCTCGCTGGAGGACGCGGTGTCCCTCTTCAGCCGCGTGGACGTGGGGGCGCCGCGCGGGCGCGCGCCGGGCACGGCGCTGGCTTCGTCGCAGGGGCATGTGGACTACCTTGAGGCCGCCTTCCGAGGCCTCACCGACGTGGAGCGGCAGAACGCCGAGGATGAGCTGACCGGCGTGGCCAACGCGGTGCTCGTGGCGGAGCTGGCGGACCCGGGTGACCTGGATGCCGTGCGGCGCGTGGGTGAGATGACGCGGGACTACCTCTCGCTGGGTCTGGAGCACCTGACGGGCGCGGACCCGGCCCAGGCCCCGGAGGTGCTGCGCGACACGCCGCTGCGGCGCGTGTTCCAGACGGGCTTCTCGCTGACGCTCCAGCTCAAGTTCCGCGCGGACCGGCTGGCCAAGGCGCCGGGCGCCATCGTCGATGGCGTGCTGATGGTGCTGCCAGAAGAGGCCGCCGCGCTGGAGGCCCTGCGCCGCAAGCGGCCTCGCCGTGCGTTGCGCGTGGAGGGCGCGGAGCCGGTGCCATTCCGTTCGCTGCGGGAGATCGCCGCCAGCGAGGCCGTGCTGGCCCGCGCGGAGGCCCAGGTGGAGGTCCTTCGCGGAGTGTTGGGCGGGACACCCGAGGCGGCGCGCGCGGCGGTGGCTCGCTTCGGCGCGCCCATGGAGGCGCTGGGGGTGGAGCGCCTCTTCGCCGCGGTGGTGGCCATGGCGGTGCTCGAGGTTCGCGCGGATGCGCGGCCGGTGCCGCTGGGCCGGGCGGTGGAGCTGGGCCAGCGCCTCTTCGAGGGGACCCCGCAGGCGCCGCGCCTGCTGCCCTCCGCGTCCGAGCGGGCCTTGTCGGGACTTGAGGGCGCCGTCGCGCCCGAGGCTCGTGAGGAGTTGCGACGCATGGTCGGCTTGACGCTCGCGAAGCTGCTGTCGGAGCTGGGCCCGAGTTGGCTGGAGGACCTTCAGTGGAGCCCCGTGGCCTCCGAGGTCCTCCCGATGGAGACGAGCCCGGTGCCGTAG